A window from Eretmochelys imbricata isolate rEreImb1 chromosome 23, rEreImb1.hap1, whole genome shotgun sequence encodes these proteins:
- the LOC144279177 gene encoding LOW QUALITY PROTEIN: methyl-CpG-binding domain protein 1-like (The sequence of the model RefSeq protein was modified relative to this genomic sequence to represent the inferred CDS: inserted 4 bases in 4 codons; deleted 1 base in 1 codon): MSEGWVDCPTLGPGXKRREAYRRSGATCGRTDTYYQGPNGEKFRSKIELTRFLGPSQDLTNFDFKNGVLRDPPPKVPGRWGLERTQEGRNRCARPDHETRLGFLPTQVKKAQKRRLSLSEPEXPNPPEQLPPKQRPVKPEPPEQPPPEQRPQPLPERRPRKRPAPPLEPQESAQDGVVRECCASCQNCFPGVMLPSQRRCRWLCPDCRAQRRDFNREQRYFKRVGCGACQACQIPEDCGICTVCAVRAEDPQLRIGRKCLLRRCXKIVKKGFGCGACQGCQATEDLRQLLKPGLKRQWKCLKRRCLKKKKSVVAKKAGYGPRKLTVDGPPAKPQLAQGRRRRRLPAAGPSADGLAPKPRRRKRLTPAAAATKWKPSLERDPGGLSGSRRRKQLGKVKEKKKPGRPPKHPSARTRSSVLCSKSRRNRKCGECEACLLKADCGRCDFCRDKPKFGGENLKRQKCRWRQCLLFAMKRLLPAVWSRAGQAEEGAGALAPRKAWRRRIGRSRQPARIKQVGRRVKGSGQQRWVRGSALPQEKERPPGGELRFLAEKGVTEAPGQLVLLKDRPGRDFVLLRDAPPSFPLLLQXVKEEPATPPPPGRLEQEPAPTLLISAPPLVKQEPGWDLAPVPAGVPLRMEGRGLAREVVVLDPAEKDEEEEERTPVIMEIYSLGALAGRAPLDPVLREFLAELQEIPLPAHWEVQPPLGGPDLRLVQRSARSTMAATVIHIRPGLFFQVVARQLPVPPEHEVYASHPARLTTVDEVVELICDLEAYRLCPGWPAGWHAGQRSQACDVLVYSGSCPQCRLNPWPSGSAGP, from the exons ATGTCGGAGGGCTGGGTGGACTGCCCCACCCTGGGGCCCG TGAAGCGCCGCGAGGCCTACCGCCGATCCGGGGCCACCTGTGGACGGACGGACACCTACTATCAGGG ccccaacgGCGAGAAATTCCGCAGCAAGATCGAGCTCACCAGGTTCCTGGGGCCGTCGCAGGACCTGACCAACTTCGACTTCAAGAACGGTGTGCTCCGTGACCCGCCCCCCAAGGTACCGGGGCGGTGGGGACTGGAGCGCACACAGGAGGGTCGGAATCGCTGTGCCAGGCCTGACCACGAAACTCGGCTGGGTTTCTTGCCAACGCAG GTGAAGAAGGCCCAGAAGAGGCGCCTCTCACTGTCGGAGCCAG CTCCCAACCCCCCTGAGCAGCTGCCCCCCAAACAGCGACCCGTGAAGCCGGAGCCCCCGGAGCAGCCGCCCCCGGAGCAGCGGCCTCAGCCCCTCCCAGAGCGACGCCCCCGGAAGCGTCCGGCGCCCCCACTGGAACCGCAGGAGTCTGCACAGGATGGCGTAGTGCGTGA ATGCTGCGCCAGCTGCCAGAACTGCTTCCCCGGGGTGATGCTGCCCAGCCAGAGACGCTGCCGCTGGCTGTGCCCGGACTGCCGAG CCCAGAGGAGAGACTTCAACAGGGAGCAGCGGTACTTCAAG CGGGTGGGCTGCGGGGCCTGCCAGGCCTGCCAGATCCCCGAGGACTGCGGCATCTGCACCGTGTGCGCCGTGCGGGCCGAGGACCCCCAGCTCCGGATCGGCAGGAAATGCCTCCTGCGCCGCT TGAAAATCGTCAAGAAG GGCTTCGGCTGCGGCGCCTGCCAGGGCTGCCAGGCCACCGAGGACTTGCGGCAGCTACTGAAGCCCGGCCTGAAGCGGCAATGGAAATGCCTGAAACGCCGCTGCCTCAAGAAGAAg AAATCGGTGGTGGCGAAGAAGGCAGGGTACGGCCCCCGGAAACTGACCGTC GACGGGCCCCCCGCCAAGCCCCAGCTCGCCCAAGGGAGGCGCCGCAGGAGGCTGCCAGCGGCTGGGCCCAGCGCT GATGGCCTGGCCCCTAAACCTCGGCGCCGTAAGAGGTTAACCCCTGCTGCCGCAGCCACA AAATGGAAGCCGTCGCTGGAGCGAGACCCCGGTGGCCTTTCGGGCTCCCGGCGCAGG AAACAGCTGGGTAAagtgaaggagaagaag aagccGGGCCGGCCGCCGAAACACCCGAGTGCCAGGACCCGGAGCAGTGTG CTCTGCTCCAAGAGCCGGCGGAACCGCAAGTGCGGCGAGTGCGAGGCCTGTCTGCTGAAAGCCGACTGCGGCCGCTGCGACTTCTGCCGGGACAAGCCCAAGTTTGGCGGGGAGAACCTCAAGCGCCAGAAGTGCCGCTGGAGACAGTGCCTGCTCTTCGCAATG aAGCGGCTGCTGCCGGCGGTGTGGAGCCGGGCGGGGCAggcggaggagggggcgggggcgctggcccCCCGGAAGGCCTGGAGGCGCAGGATCGGCCGCAGCCGCCAGCCGGCCCGGATCAAGCAGGTGGGGCGGCGGGTCAAGGGGAGCGGCCAGCAGCGCTGGGTTCGGGGCAGTGCCCTGCCGCAG GAGAAGGAGCGCCCGCCGGGCGGGGAGCTGCGGTTCCTGGCGGAGAAAGGGGTCACTGAGGCGCCcgggcagctggtgctgctgaagGACCGGCCGGGCAGGGACTTTGTCCTGCTCCGCGACGCCCCCCCGAGCttccccctcctgctgc ccGTGAAGGAGGAGCcggccacacccccaccccctggccgcCTGGAG cagGAGCCGGCCCCCACCCTGCTCATCTCCGCCCCGCCCCTGGTGAAGCAGGAGCCTGGATGGGACCTTGCACCG GTGCCAGCAGGGGTGCCCCTGCGGATGGAGGGCCGGGGGCTGGCCAGGGAAGTGGTGGTTCTGGACCCAGCTGAgaaggacgaggaggaggaggagcgcaCCCCGGTG ATCATGGAGATCTACAGCCTGGGGGCGCTGGCGGGGCGGGCGCCCCTGGACCCGGTGCTGCGGGAGTTCCTGGCCGAGCTGCAGGAGATCCCGCTGCCGGCCCACTGGGAGGTGCAGCCGCCCCTGGGGGGGCCCGACCTGCGGCTGGTCCAGCGCTCGGCCCGCTCCACCATGGCCGCCACCGTCATCCACATCCGCCCCGGCCTCTTCTTCCAGGTGGTGGCGCGCCAGCTGCCCGTGCCCCCCGAGCACGAGGTCTACGCCAGCCACCCCGCCCGCCTCACCACGGTGGACGAGGTGGTGGAGCTGATCTGCGACCTGGAGGCCTATCGCCTCTGCCCCGGCTGGCCGGCCGGCTGGCACGCCGGGCAGCGCTCCCAGGCCTGCGACGTGCTGGTCTACTCGGGCTCCTGCCCCCAGTGCCGCCTGAACCCCTGGCCCTCGGGCAGCGCCGGCCCCTAG